The genomic region TGTGAGTGTATTATTAGTCTTCAGCATCTCTCCAACTGCTTGCAACCCTTTAACTCCTAAATTGTTTGCACTAAGCTTAAGCTTCTTGAGAGATTTATTGAGTTTAAGTCCTCTCTCGATTGCCTTAGCTCCTTCACCTCCTATGTTATTTTTATCAAGGTGGAGTGATGCAAGTTTATTATTGAGCTTCAAAGCCTCTCCGATTGCATTTGCTCCTTCAGCCCCTATGTTATTTTCAGCAAGGTCGAGTGATTCGAGTGTATTATTGGACTTCAAGGCTTCTCCGATAATTCTTGCTCCTCCAGCTTTTATTTTATTTTCGGAAAGATCAACATATGTAAGTGTATTATTAACTTTCAGCATTTGCCCAAATATTTTACCTGTTTGGTCATTTAAATTATTGCACGAAAGGTTGAGACTCTTCAATGCTTTATTGAAATCCAGTCCCCTCAAAATTACCTTTGCTCCTTCGGCTCCTATATTATTTTTAGCAAGATAGAGATGTGTGAGTACACTATTGGTCCTAAGAGCTTCCGCAAAGGCCTTAGCCCCCTCAGCTCCTATGTTATCTTCATAAAGAGTCAGGCTTGTGAGCACATTATTGGTTTTGAGAGCTACCGCGATTCTCTTTGCTCCTTCAGTTCCTATGTTACCTTTATGAATGCAAAGATGTTTAAGTGTTCGGTTAATTTTTAAGCTTTCCCCAATTGCTTTTCCTCCATTAGCTCCTATTTGGCTGTGATACCACTCTAGGTTTATGAGTGTCTTATTGTTCTTTAACACCTCTCCAATTGCTGTGGCTCCCTCAGTTCCTATTGGATTCCAACTAGAAATACTTATGCGTGTTTCCTCATTTGTGTAGAAGGAGTGTAATGTTTCAGCGCTTATATCATAAACCTTTTTAGGAATTTCTCTCTTGATTTTTTCAATGACCTCTTTTCTATTCAATTGGTTACAGCCTCGAATATCAATCTGTGGAACCTTAAGCAGTTTTAGGTTGAGATTTTTTAGCGAAGAGCTTTGATTGGCCCTGAGGTTTTTAAGCCCGTACGATTCTAAATGGATGTCTGTCAGTCGGGGGCAGCGGGAAATGGCAAGGTGGCGGAGGTGCTTAAGCTGCGCTGGACTTTTTCCTGTATAACCATGATACGCCAGCGCTTGAATTTCGCTGCAGTCGCTAAGGTAGAGTTCTTGTAGGAGTGGGCATAGGGTTACGATATCATGGGTATAGTTGAGCGAAGGACTATTTCTTAGGTTTAGGTAGATTAACTGCTTATGTAGAAAGGGCTTTAGTGTTTCACGGGTTAAAGCCTTTGATCCGGTGAGGGCAACGTGAGTCGGTTTTTTTATGACTGTCTGGAAATAGACAGTTAATGCATTTAGGTTTTCAGCGTGTTTTGAAGGGGGTAATTTCGAAAAATCCATTTCAAGGATGTTGTCGGTAATTTTTACAAAAGCTCCACTTGATAAAAAGAGAGTTTCACCAATCGCTTTTTTTGCTTTTTTTAGAGAACAATACCTTCCTTCTTGGAGTTGTCTATAAGTAGGAGGTTTTCTGTGACTTGCTAGTAAGGCATCTTTTGTATTCATCGATTGATGAATATCTCTGCTTGTGCTTTGCTGGAGTCTTTCTATAGCTGAATACTGGTCAGGAGGATTTTCATATGCTTTTCGAATAAAGGGACCAATGTGGTTTGTGGTTAAATTAACATCGGAGCCTCTAAATGTAATTAAGGAATCTAAAAGGTCCATTGAAGTGGCTTTTCTGGAGTTTTTTAGGAGTTTTTGAAGGATATGAGACTGATTAATAAGGGCTTTTAGGTCATCTTCAAAAAGCATGAGTGTGGGGACAAATTGTCGATCCTTTTTATCTTTTTCATAGAGTCTCTCGAGCTCTTGTTTACGAAAGATATTAGCATAGAGACTTTCTTTTGCCGCAACATCTTGAACCCAAGCAAGGAGAATACTTTTCATATCGAGATTTATAAATGTGCGGACAACACTGTGGTTAAGTGTGAAGTGTCTAAATCGGCTAAAGAGGATTGAGGTGAAATTAACCTTCTGATATTTATTGACCTTCTGATATTGAATGTTCCACCTCGGCGCTTTTTCTTGAACAATTGGTTCAACAAAGACATCTTCATTATCGATGGAAAAAATTTTTCCATCGGGCTGGAGGATAAGGTTAGAAGGTGTGGCATCTCCAGGGCGAAACAAGGTTGAACAAATAAGAAGCCAAGTAAGGTGGCGTTCATTCAAGTGGTCAATTCGATCTTCATTTTCCTCTAGGACTTGCTTTAAAGTTTTACCTGGAATTGTTTCGGAGATAAGAACGGGATAAGATGTTTTAGTATTTCCATCTATATTGAACTTAACAAGCTCTGTTTGAGGGGTTGTTGTGCGCATGATTCTAGAGGTAAGAGCATGGATCGCATACTCCATCACAGGGTGACTAGGCCTTTTTTTAAAGTGGAAATGAATATTTTTATATTGAATGCGAGATACTTCATGCAGGCTTTTTGACTTGCAATTTGGATCGCCAGTAGTATATTCAGGATGAGGCTTAAATTTTTTACCATCAAAGATTTGATGTAAGATTTCTTTTTTTAGGAACCGCTCTTCTTTTAAGCTTGGGATAAATACCTTACAGAAGGTAGGGGTTTCAGTGGTGATTGCTCGCAGGTTTTCAAGAAATACCTTTCGATCTATTCGCTCCCTTTGGCGAGTTCCGTTTGGAGTGGGAACTTCTGCAAGTTTGGCGATTAACTGCTTGTTCTTTAAGCTACTGATGTAGCTTTTACGATAGCTATCTCGATTATCAACTTTACTTAACAGCCTATAATATTTCTCATGGCTCCTTGGCTGGGTAATAAAATTTGCAATTGCTTGGGTCACCGCTTCGCCTTTACTTTTCTCAATAAGTGGGATTCTCCTAAAAGCTTTATCAAGTAGGGATAGTTTTTTTAGACTTGAAGAAAGATCAATCCTATTTTTTCTGGATTCAAGATGCTTATATAAAGGAAAAAGAATCAGCCAGTACATTTGATAGAAAATATTTCTGTCTGTAAGCTTTAACTGTTTTGACAACTCTTTGTCCGATATAGGTGTGGAAAGGAGGCCCTCATCATTTTGCTCTTTATAGTATCGCTGAAGACTTACGCGGTTTCTATAAATTGTTTCTAAAGAATCTTTTATGAGTTCAGTGGTTTGAGGCTCAAAAAACCCATGTTTTTTGGAGAGGATATCTATTGCATCGAAGGTGTTGGTAGGGGGAAGTCCCAAGTAAAGCATCAGGTCATTTAAGAGGTGGTTAAGAAACTCAACACAGTCTTCTTTTAAGTTTATGGTAGATCTAGGGGGAGATAGATTATCGAAATCTTTTATACGTTCAGCTATTGAGTAGAGAGCAAGTTGCTGATATTTTGATTTAGGGATATTACTTATGAATGTGTGATAGAGTTTTTTGTGTGACTGTTTCAAAGAGACAGATTTAAAAAACATTGAGTTGCCTTTTTCCATGCAAAATTTTTTAAACTCTTCAGGAGTTGCTATATTTCTTAGCTTTTTATCTTGATGAATGATGACATCAAGATGTAATCCCTCCTTAGAATTTTCTTCCGAAAAAGGGCGAATAGGCTTGGTCTCTCCAAGAGAAAGGATTTGAAGGTGTAGAATTTGTAGGAATTTTATAAAATAGGGTCTTTGGGATTCCTTCTCAATAAGGATAAAAAGCTCGATATCTGAGTAAGGACACACTTCGCCAGTTGCTGTGGAGCCGATTGCACGAATATCATAGTTTAAAGGTCCTGAGGAATCGGATGGGAATCCTATTAAAGCAAAGATATCGGGGAAAAAAACTTCCGTGAAAATTTTTTTAAACTCTTCCGTTCTTTCCTTTTGAAATTGTTTAATAGATCCATAGATTCGAGAGAAGTTTTCCCGAAATTTCTTTAGATGGACTTTATAATCTTGCGAGGCATAAGCTCCAGGAGGGGATAGCTCACTGGGGTTTGTTTTCAATTTTATGCGATCTCTAAGGCTTTCGGGAACCTTAAGATAATTTTCTGGTCGAACATCCTTGCAAGCGAATTTATCAAAAACATGTTGATATAAAGAAGAAATAAGATGATAGTTTTCCGAGCTATGGATCCGCTTTAAACGATCGATCGGTATTAAAATCCATTTTTCAATGAGATTGGGTACTTTTGCTTTGGGTTGTTGAATAAGTCTATGAAGGGTGTCTACAAAATATTCATGTCTTTTGGAGGTGTCCATATAAGAAGCAAGAATTTGGGACATTTCTTTTTCAGTTTCAGGTGTTGGAATAATCTTCTGGGCAGTCGCAAAAAAATTCATCGCCTCCTTATGTCTCTCAAACCGATCTTTCTTAGACTGTGAAAGGGCTAATTTAGCACAAAATAGTCCTAGATCATGAGCAAATTGTCGTTTGAGATTAGGAAGATTTGATGATTCTTTAGCAAGAAAATTCCCAATAGGTTCAGAGCCTCCTAATAGGTTGGAATAGCCTTTTGAGTTGATGTGTGGCAAAATAACGTGCAGAAAATCGAGTATTTTTTTTATATCATCTTCACGTAGTTTTGATCGGTCTTTGCATAAGATACATACTTTAGTGCAAGCTTGTTGATACTTTTTTTCTACTAGAATTAATTGCCATATCTCAGCTAATGGATTGTTGACGTCTTTTCCCCAAATATCTAAAAAGTTAGCGACGTGATTCTTTCCGGCTTCCTTTGCCAAATCAATAGGAGTTTTTCCTGAAAAATTTTTGCAATTAATATTGAGGTGTTTTAGAAGGGTTTTTACTAAATTTAAATCGCCCTTTTGAGCCGCTATATGTAGAGGCGTATTGCCATAGCCATCTGTTATATGAAGTGTGATTTTTCTTTTGATGAGCTGGTTGTATATCTCTTTTTCTTCTGTTAAAATCGTATGAATTAAAAGAGAAGTTCTCCAGATTTTTGAAAGTTCTTGGATTTCTTTCGAGGATTTTATGACGCTCCATTTACCCTCTTTACAAGCCTTGAGCGTAGACTCAAAGGCCCTCTGACAAGAAGTTATATAGCTTTTGTTATCTATTTCAAATGGGAGTGTCTTTGCGAAACTATAGACTAGGCTCCATTTTTCTAGATCACATTTGTTTTGGCTGATAGCAGACATGTTTTGCTCTTTGGTTAAGGAGATTGGGCTGAAAATAATTTTAATCTTAGCAAAGGCTTAAAGTTTATGTAAATTCTTTTTTGGGGATAGTTATGGAAAAAATTTGCCTTGCCTTGCGCTTTGCCACCTTCAAAAAAATATCATATACAAAAATGCGAAGGAAATTCTTGAAATAAAAACAAATTATATTTTAGGCTATCGTTTTTGTTATATCAAATGTAAGGATTGAGTAATGTCTATTGTTTCGAGTTCCAATCAAAAATTTTCAACATCGTTAGTAGTAAGTCATCTAAATACAACTTTAGCAGGGTGTTCAGATCAACGCCTTTTCCAAAACATTAAGGGAGAAGTCATTGTTGTTCCTAAGCCCCCTGCCTATGTTATTGGAGAAAAAGTCGTACGCCCTGCTGTTGAAACCATTTACAATTTTGGTGTTCGATGTTTTCAGTCAATAAATGCAGTCGTAAGTTTTCCAGGAAAGATCCTTTCAGAGGTCAGTGATCTAGCGACATTCCCGCCAATGGTTGGTGCTTATGAGCTTGAGGATGCTGATGGAGATGCTATTGTCTACGTGAATGTGGATACAAACCACTTTTTGGAAGAGATTGCAGATGTCCTTAACGTCAAGGATCGGGTGGACCTTGCTGGTAGCTGTTTTGAAGCGGTGCTTGAGTCATCTAGAAAAAAAGAGTGGAGCCGTTTGGAACACATTCTTGAGGAAATAGAGCACTTAGAGAGGGATTTAAAGCGATCTCTTCTTACTGAATTGATCGATCGGGGGGAGTTTGAAGTTGCAAAAGAGATGATAGACCGCTTACACCTTGACTTTCATTCTCAAGATGCCCAAAACAGAACAGCCCTCCATGCAGCTGTGGAACTTAACCATCTCTTACTTACCAAGAAGCTGTTTGGGCATATACCTGTCGACGCCAAAGAGCGCCATCAACTAACCCCTTTACATGTAGCAGCGCAACTTGGGCATATAAAAATTATTGAAACCCTACTTAGGCAAGGAGGGAATCTTAATGCATTAGGATCCTGGCAGTTAGATCAAGATGCCATCTCTATCACCCCTCTTGGAGCCGCGGTTATAAATGGGCGAACCTCGGTTATCGATTTCTTATTTTCAAAAAAGTCCCTTACCCTAGGGCTTGAAACCCGGTGTGGAGAGATTGGAAACATTCTCCATTTAGCGATTCACTTTCGGCAAAGCAAGGTTTTGGAAGAGCTTATCACTAAACATTATGACCAGACAAGGGGGTTAATCGAAAGCAAAAACCCTCAAGGCTATACCCCGTTTATGCTTGCAGCCTTTCTTGGAGAAAAGAAAATCTTAAAGGCTCTTCACAGCAAAGGGGTTAATCTTGAAACCAAAGATCCTAATGGGTGGACGGCATTTCACTTGGCTGTTGAAAACCGACAATGGGAGACGATTAAGGTCCTAAGCGACCTTCGCTGCGATATTAACGCTATTGATCTCCAAAATCGGCGCCCTCTAGATCTTGTTTCTTCAAGCGGAAACCGAATAGAGAAAAGAGTTAGAACTCTAATTAGCAGCTTAATGAGAAAGATACCAATAGAAAATGATCTGCCACCTGACTTTGCAGTTTATCCACCGGAAAACCTTGTTTTTGGGGCAGGGGGATCTAAAGCAATCGCCTATATTGGAGCTCTAGAGACCCTTGATAAGGAAAAAAAGCTAACGAATCTTAAAAGGGTTGCTGGAACCTCTTTTGGAGCCATTACCTCTACTTTAGTAGCACTTAATTATAACGTAGCAGAGATCAAAGAAATCCTTATAAAGACTGATCTTACCGAGTTTTTAGACCATCCCCTTTCGAATAAAAAGATTAAAGAGGCCATTTCCAGCTCTAGTTTTGGTGAAATAGTGTCTTTTCTTCAGAATGCTTATTCAATGATCAGCGATGCAATTGATTCCCCTAAAGAGTTTGCCACCAATGCTCTCAAAACCCTCTGGCATACACCTGGCCTTTGTTAAGGAGAGGAGATTTACCAGTGGATAGAAACCCTTATTGCTAAGAAAACCGGCATTAAGAACTGTACCTTTAAGCAACTCCGTTGGCAAATTCCAAAAGGAAAAGGCTTTAAACAGCTTCATATCTATGCTACACGTGTTAGTAAAAATGGAGACCCTGAAATCATCCGTTTTAGTTCTGAAGATAAGAAATGGGATAACATTCCTATCGCTGATGCCATTCGAGCATCACTTTCCATCCCAGGTGTTTTTAAGCCCTATGTCCTGCAGTCGGTAAACGAAGAAAATATCCTTATTCGCAGACTTGATCTTGGCTCCTTTATAGATGGAAGAATTCTTTCTAACTTCCCCCTTGAGGCATTTGATGCCATGAAGTATCAAACAACTCGCCTCTTAGGACAAGAAAAGGAGCGCCATGTTCTTAATAAAAAAACCTTAGGACTCCGCTTTGCCTCTCCCAAAAAAGAGCGAAAAGTGCCTCTTAAACCTCTTGAAACAGTTGGAGATCTACTCAAAGGACTTGCTCAGTTTTATTATGAAGGAGAGTCCCTGATCCGAGACCAGATAGCCTATAACCGTTTCCGTGTTATTAACATTGAAAGCCTTGGCATAGGAGCAACCGACTTCTATCTAGATAATAAAACGAAAGAAAAACTCATTGCTTCTGGAGTGAAAGGAACGAAAAAGTTTTTTTCTTCCTCCTCTTCGAGTGATTATAACAATGGTGGTTCCTCAACAAATCGTAATCGCAAAGCTTTTTCTCTAGACTCTTCAAAGCCGGAAAAAAAAAATACTAATGAAGAATCCAGCTTTATGAATTATATCTATATAAGTGCTGGACTAGCGGTCGCTATAGGTGCTGTAGCGGCAGTTGCCTTTAAGGTTACTGGACTACCGGTCTCTTTTATATTCAGACGTGTAGCTACCTGTAGATCTTGTAAAAAGAGGTTTATTAATCTGTCTGATAATAGTTCTAATGGGCAAATTAACGAAAGCAAGCCAAACACCAATACTGGTGATGAGGAAAATGTTACTAACCCTAACGATGGTGCAAGCTCTTCTAACACTGGAAACCAGGATGTTCGTATTGGGAAAGACATCTGGGAAAATCACTTTGACAATATCGAAGGAACTGAGGGTCCACTTCCTTACGATATCACACAGATCCTTAATGCTAAATCTACCTTTGAAGTCGAAGGCTACAGTAAAAAAGTCCGCGATACCCATATCCTTGTTTGGATACCGGAGCGTGTTGGTGGAGACAATATATCGCTAAATAGCCTAGAGAAGATTTTCAGAAAGTATAGGTATTATAGCGATAGCATAAAGAAAGAAATTGGAGCTAAAAAGATTGAAAAAGCTACCTGGATTCTTATTAGCAAAAATGTCTTGAAAAACACCCGAAACAAAACCTACAATGAACAGAGAAAGAGCGTTGGAGCTCACATCTCCAAAGGGTATACCCTTCCCAAAGTCCTAGAATTGGCAGCGGCTCTTTTAATCTACGAGAAAGAGAAAAAAAAGAAGCTGTTGTCCAACTCCCCTCCGACCTATACCCGATGCCAAGAGAGAGTGTGTAACAATCAATGGCCTGTGGCTATTGGTAACTTTGGTGCTAAGGGCCTTTGTATCGATCCCTACTGGCTTGACTCCAAAGACTGCGGTGTTATTGCAGCTAGGAGGTTATAGCTGAGCCAAAAGGGGGTTATTTTTTTTAATCTTTAT from Candidatus Neptunochlamydia vexilliferae harbors:
- a CDS encoding ankyrin repeat domain-containing protein, with amino-acid sequence MSIVSSSNQKFSTSLVVSHLNTTLAGCSDQRLFQNIKGEVIVVPKPPAYVIGEKVVRPAVETIYNFGVRCFQSINAVVSFPGKILSEVSDLATFPPMVGAYELEDADGDAIVYVNVDTNHFLEEIADVLNVKDRVDLAGSCFEAVLESSRKKEWSRLEHILEEIEHLERDLKRSLLTELIDRGEFEVAKEMIDRLHLDFHSQDAQNRTALHAAVELNHLLLTKKLFGHIPVDAKERHQLTPLHVAAQLGHIKIIETLLRQGGNLNALGSWQLDQDAISITPLGAAVINGRTSVIDFLFSKKSLTLGLETRCGEIGNILHLAIHFRQSKVLEELITKHYDQTRGLIESKNPQGYTPFMLAAFLGEKKILKALHSKGVNLETKDPNGWTAFHLAVENRQWETIKVLSDLRCDINAIDLQNRRPLDLVSSSGNRIEKRVRTLISSLMRKIPIENDLPPDFAVYPPENLVFGAGGSKAIAYIGALETLDKEKKLTNLKRVAGTSFGAITSTLVALNYNVAEIKEILIKTDLTEFLDHPLSNKKIKEAISSSSFGEIVSFLQNAYSMISDAIDSPKEFATNALKTLWHTPGLC